The following nucleotide sequence is from Camelus bactrianus isolate YW-2024 breed Bactrian camel chromosome 19, ASM4877302v1, whole genome shotgun sequence.
CTCCTGATGCCACCCTTCCGTGGAATCCAATTTGTTCAAACACAATTTCTAAAGTAAGCTATGTCCTAAGTGAAACAGCCCCCATATAAACCAGTAACAGAGTTGTTTTCACATCCTTTTTCCCAGTTTACCAAAAACAATGAAATCTATTCAATGTTTTAAAAGCAGGGATGTTTAGGTTGACAAGGGCACACGAGAATTTGTATTAAACAAAGGCTGTATTTGAAGAAAGGAACTTTGCATAAACTGTCATTCCACAGCCTCTTAAGCTTTGGTCAAATAAAATGTCCATTTACAAGAAATTTGGGTTTTCACCTGCTTGTTGGTTCAGCAAACACCAAGGGCTTACGGTGATGAAAGACACTTGTCTCAGGCTTTCCCACACATCACACGTCCCAGAACTAAGTCCAGGACCCAGTGGGCCCCTCATTTCTCTTTTAGAAACACAAGCACAGAAATTCTGAATTTCACAACACACAATTACAGGCTGAGCTGGGGTTAACTTGATCTTTGGTGCCACCTACAGATCAAACTGCGTTTCTCTTCACTGCAGCGCTAAGACAGAAATCCCACGTGCATTTACAACGAAATTACTCAGGGGAAGGGATGGGAGGTGGGCGGGGTGGCACTGGAGAACCCCACACTGTAACCTGTCTACGGGAGAACATAAAAATGGAGTGTccctcattctacagatgagtTTGCATTTTTATTGTAAGACAACAGACGGAAGGAACCACACAAAAATGTATAAGGCGAATTACTCTGATAAACCATCACCCAGGTTAAGAAATCAAAATTTTCTGGCTACCCCAGGCCCTCCACCTACCCTGCCACCACCTTAACCTTCTACAGATCAGTGTAGTTTCAGTTTTCCCATGTGGTCAGGCTAATGAGTTTCATAATTCCATCGGAGATGGATCAGTTTTAGAACTGGAATCCATTGTGAAGACGCTATCCCTATTGGATAGAGCAGTGCTCGATGGACCCACACCTCGGAGCCGAGTCAACCTGCCTGGACGATTCTCGGAGGGAAGACAGCCACGTGGAGAGGAGTCTCCGTGGCACCTGCCCTCATGCCACGGGGACTGCAGCCGTCGCCTCTGTGGGCCTGTGAGGTTGAAGCAGGCGTCTCCGGAGCTAGTGATACAAGTCTGGCTTGATGGCCTGACCgcagagggctgggcaggggcacCTGGACATCTGGACAGCTGACCACCCTCTTGGGCAGAACTAGAGGCACTGGCTGGGCTCCAGGGACGTCTCGAGCTGCCCGACGGAGACCAGGGTGCCCAGCTGCCCCGAGGCACTGCTTTCGGGCGGGAAGGTGACCAAATCCGAGTTCTTGCTCTCATTGTGGTCACTGTGCTGCTTCTTGTGGCACCGCAGAGAGTCGTCCCTGACGAAGGAGGCGCCGCAGGTCTCGCAGCGGAAGGCCCTCTGGGTCACGATCTTGGCCACGTGCTGCGCGCTGCTCTCCCGGGGCCCTTCCCTGCCCAGCGGGGCCCGGTTCTCCGTTTTGGCCTCGTCCCTGTGCACCTTGTCGATGTGCTTGGCCAGGCTGCTGGGCCGCTTGGTGTCGAAGCTGCAGAAGTCGCACTTGAAGGGGCGGTCCTTGCAGTGGACCCGGCTGTGCACACGCAGGGCGGCCGCGCTGGAGCAGGAGTAGCTGCACTCGGGACACTTCTCGGGGTGGTCGGCCTGGTGCAGCCGGCTGTGCTCCAGGAGGTCGGCCCGGTCCCGGCCCTGGAAGGCGCAGTGCAGGCACTTGAAGGTGTGCTTGATGCGGATGTGCGACTTGAGGTTCGCCTTCATGGTGCAGCGGACGTCACAGAACTCGCACTTGAAAGGCTTCTCCCCCGAGTGCACGATCATGTGCCTTTTCAAGTCCGAGCTGATTTTGAACTTGGCGCTACAGAGCCAGCACTGGAAGGGGGTGTCCCCTAGCAACG
It contains:
- the ZFP64 gene encoding zinc finger protein 64 isoform X4; the protein is MSRRKQANPQHFSSKEPQPERQEFAEAAPEVVGEPAAELDNEVPKPPCPSTDSSDTQKAPVTALPSESKEQTATLGERTFNCCYPGCHFKTVHGMKDLDRHLRIHTGDKPHKCEFCDKCFSRKDNLTMHMRCHTSVKPHKCHLCDYAAVDSSSLKKHLRIHSDERPYKCQLCPYASRNSSQLTVHLRSHTGDTPFQCWLCSAKFKISSDLKRHMIVHSGEKPFKCEFCDVRCTMKANLKSHIRIKHTFKCLHCAFQGRDRADLLEHSRLHQADHPEKCPECSYSCSSAAALRVHSRVHCKDRPFKCDFCSFDTKRPSSLAKHIDKVHRDEAKTENRAPLGREGPRESSAQHVAKIVTQRAFRCETCGASFVRDDSLRCHKKQHSDHNESKNSDLVTFPPESSASGQLGTLVSVGQLETSLEPSQCL